A window of Citrus sinensis cultivar Valencia sweet orange chromosome 7, DVS_A1.0, whole genome shotgun sequence contains these coding sequences:
- the LOC102619032 gene encoding stemmadenine O-acetyltransferase-like, giving the protein MVMETQIIARECIKPSSPTPLHLKYYKLCLLDQYPNHYYAPRYLFYPFNLSGTADIGAIVSKRLQLLKQSLSETLVRYYPLAGKMTDNYSVDCNDEGVYFVEARALISLNEFLSKPDLSLIFNKFFPADGNDQSGQIAAAHAAKVQVTSFACGGLVVCAGISHMIGDGTTFSSFMKSWAATARKTLEEAVCRPSFDASSLFPPRDAYPREATAKAQFARFKKTGRFVTRRFVFEAKAIVDLKAKATSSSVQHPTRVEVVSAILSKCIMTAVKTKTGSHKPTLLTHAVNLRRKARPPLSAHLVGNIICHANTLCTDDEADLDGLVSLLREAITKPDADFVRSLQGAGGFRNYFQALKDEDEEYADVKDRITFTSSSSFGFYEIDFGWGKPIWVGLAGFGGSIISFATTVVLMNTRLGDGIEAYVFLLEDYMNFLQVDKELLAFATLDPSPLG; this is encoded by the coding sequence atggtaatGGAGACACAAATAATTGCAAGAGAATGCATCAAACCCTCTTCTCCAACCCCTCTTCATCTCAAATACTACAAGCTTTGTCTCCTGGATCAATATCCCAATCACTACTATGCTCCTAGGTACCTTTTCTATCCCTTTAACCTTTCCGGAACGGCTGATATTGGTGCTATTGTATCCAAGAGATTGCAACTTCTAAAGCAGTCTCTATCGGAAACTTTAGTTCGCTACTACCCACTTGCCGGAAAGATGACTGATAATTATTCTGTGGACTGCAACGATGAGGGGGTCTATTTTGTAGAGGCCCGTGCTCTGATTTCTCTTAATGAATTTCTCAGCAAACCAGATCTATCATTGATCTTCAATAAATTCTTTCCAGCAGATGGCAATGATCAGAGTGGACAAATAGCAGCAGCTCACGCGGCTAAGGTACAAGTAACATCATTTGCTTGTGGTGGTCTTGTTGTTTGTGCTGGTATTTCACATATGATCGGTGATGGCACAACTTTCAGCTCGTTCATGAAGAGTTGGGCTGCAACAGCTCGTAAGACTTTGGAAGAAGCAGTCTGTCGTCCCAGTTTTGATGCTTCATCTTTATTTCCTCCACGTGATGCATACCCAAGAGAAGCAACCGCAAAAGCCCAATTCGCCCGATTTAAAAAAACGGGCAGATTTGTTACGAGGAGATTTGTATTTGAAGCCAAAGCAATAGTCGACCTCAAAGCCAAGGCTACCAGCTCCAGCGTTCAACATCCAACCCGTGTTGAGGTTGTGTCAGCAATCCTTTCCAAATGTATCATGACTGCcgttaaaacaaaaacaggTTCCCATAAGCCAACTTTATTGACTCATGCTGTAAATTTGCGTCGAAAGGCCAGGCCGCCATTGTCAGCACATTTAGTTGGAAACATCATTTGCCATGCCAATACATTATGCACAGATGATGAAGCAGACTTAGATGGTTTGGTTTCCCTGCTTAGGGAAGCAATAACAAAACCCGATGCAGATTTTGTGAGGAGTCTGCAAGGTGCCGGAGGGTTTCGTAATTATTTTCAAGCTCtgaaagatgaagatgaagagtaTGCTGATGTGAAGGATAGAATTACTTTTACCAGTTCTTCTAGTTTTGGTTTTTATGAGATTGATTTTGGATGGGGAAAGCCTATTTGGGTTGGCCTTGCTGGTTTTGGTGGATCGATTATCTCGTTTGCGACTACTGTGGTTCTTATGAATACAAGGCTTGGAGATGGGATTGAGGCATATGTGTTTTTGCTTGAAGACTACATGAATTTTTTACAAGTTGATAAAGAGTTACTTGCATTTGCTACCTTGGATCCAAGTCCTTTAGGGTAA